One Helicobacter pylori NCTC 11637 = CCUG 17874 = ATCC 43504 = JCM 12093 genomic window, CCTTGAAAAAGCACTAACATGGAAAAAACGCCAAGAATTGACAACAATTTTAAAAGCAAATCATTAGCTGAGGTTGCCAATTTCAATTCTAGGGCTTTTTCCAATAAAACATGCCAAATTAAATAAATCCCTACCGAAAACAAAATGACAAAAATAAAAAATACAATCTTTTTCATGCCTTAAAGCCACTCTGCATTTTCTATAGCGTTCAAACGCTTTTCTAAACCCTCCATAAGAGAATAGTAAGCCTTATTAAGGGCCTTGATTAAAGCGTTATGATAGGATTTGTTCTCTTGGGAAAAAAGAGAGGGGTTATCGCCCAAACGATTAGCGTAATAAACAGGCACGCTGAAAGCGGTGGGGATTAAAAGGGTGTCAAACGGGCAAGTGGTTTGCGGGACGCATTCTAAAATCAAGCTCGCTTGAAGGTTTAAAAACCGCATGACGGATTTTGGGTCAGCGTTAGGCTCAATAGTCTTTTTAAGCCTTTCTTTAATGGCTTTTAAATCTTTAGGATTCTCTTCAAAAGAAAAAAAAACATTGCCTGAAACATTGAGAATAAAAGCGCTTTTATCTTTTAAAAAATAAGCGATTTGCTGGGCGATCGCTTTTTTAAATTCTTTTTGGTAAAAGGGCGGCACAAAATGAGCGTTAAAAAAGATTTTAGGGGGGGTTAAAGTGGAAGCGGTTTTTAAAGCGCTATTTTTGGGGTAATCTTTATATTTTAAATGAAGCGTCGTTTTGTTGAAAAACTGACACCCTAGTAAAATAAAAGCAACACCAACGCTTAAAACCCTTAGCATTCTATCAAACGCCCATGCTCTAATTTCACATGCTTAGTGGCTAATTTAAGCGTGCTTGGGTTGTGCGAAATAAGAATGATCAAGCGGTTTTGTTTCAATTCTAAAATGCTTTGTTTAACGCTCTCTTCTGTGTTATTATCTAAAGCGGAAGTGGCTTCATCAAAGATTAAAACTTGAGCGTCTTTATACAAAGCTCTTGCAATGGCGATTCTTTGGCGTTGGCCACCGCTAAGATTAGCGCCAAATTCATCTAAAACGCTCTCTATCCCATGAGGCATTTTTTCCACAAAATCTAAGGCTTGAGCTTTTTTTAGGCATTCTTTGATTTTTACCTCATCAATTTCTAAACCATACGCCACATTTTCAGCCACGCTCCCGTTAAAAATAAACACCCTTTGAGTGACAACGCTAATCTTTTCTCTTAAGGATTTTTGAGTGATGCTCTCTATTTTTTGATCATTGATGAAAATTTCACCTTTGCTTGGCTCATAAAGGCGTAAGATCAGATTCACTAATGAGCTTTTACCGCTTCCGCTTTCGCCCTTTAAAGCGATGATTTCATTTTGTTGGAATTTCAAACTAATATCGCTTAAAACATAACGCTCTTGATTGTCTAACGCATAAGCCAGCCATACCTTTTTAAATTCTATGGTGTGTATGGCGTTATTTAGCGTCAATTCCCCATCAACAATAGCCGGCTCTCTTTCTAAAATCTCATGGATCCTGTCGCTAGCGACTAAGGCTTCTTGAAAATTAGAAACAATCCTGGTTAAGCGTTTGATCGGCGTATAGAGCATAAAAAGGGCCGTGATGAAAGAAAAAAAACGCCCCCACGCTAATATGGCCTCTAATCACTTCATTCCCCCCTAAATAAATCACTAACGCTATAGCGATTGAGCCTAAAAACTCCATTAAAGGCGAAGAAATTTCAGCCACGGCGATGTTTTTGATACCGATTTTAAAAAACGCTTCATTTTCTTTCACAAAAGCCTTATGCTCTAATTTTTCGCCATTAGAGATTTTAATCGCTTCCACATTGTTAAAGACTTCACTCAAACGAGCGGTGATTTTGGCGTTACTCTCTTGATGGGATTTAGCGAGTTTTTTAACCTTACGAATGATTTTACTGATAGGAATAGCAGCTAGCGGCATGATCACTAGCCCCACTAACGCTAATTTAGGGCTTTGATAGATCACCACCCCCACTAACCCGACAATCGTTAGCCCCTCTCTTATGCTCTCTGAAAGATAATTGGACAAACTCGCTCTAATCAAACCTATATCATTGGTGATCCTTGCGATCAATTCGCCCTTTTTAGTCCTGTTAAAAAAATCCATTTCCATTTTGAGAAGGCTTTCTAACATGGTGTTGCGTATTTTTTTGACAATATCAAGCCCAATAAAGTTAGTGAAATAAGTGCCTAAATACATGCCCCCACTCTTACCCAAATACGCCAAAATCACTAAAAAAGGCAGGATTTTGAGCATGTGAGTGTCTTTATTGATAAAAATTTCATCTAAAGTGGGCTTGACTAAATAAGTCCCCCAAGCCGTGCTTAAAGCCACCACTAAAGAAGAAAATAAAACCACTATAAAACTTTTATAATGCTCTTTAAGGTATTTAGAATACCGCCTGAAAAAGAGTTTCAAATGCTTAACCTTTGGATTTGATTAAACTTATATTATAGTGTTTTTATTAAGGGATTTTTAACGCTTTAATAAACAGCTTAAAGCGATTGGTTAGAATTTAGCGCTAAGGGTTGTCATCAAATGGCTCCTGTCTGAATAAAGCGCTTTAGAGCCGGGCGTGGGTCTGTAACTCCCTACCGTAAAGCCTGAATGCGTCATCACGCCAAAATATTCTAATTTCACGCTCGCTGTCAAACTCTTGCTGATCTTATAGCCCACATTAACAGCCGCGCTCGCTTCATTGGCTAAAGTGCCGCTAGTCCAACGCCATAAAGTCCCCCACAGCCATTTTTTATGCACGCCCCCACCAAAAAACCCAACCAGAGACGGCATCAGCGGTTACCACATGGCTTAAGGCTTGCCCTATATCATAAACGCTATTGGTCCAAAAATCAATGCCTAAAGGGTTTCCTGTCGTGCCGATGTAAGCGTTGGCGTTTTTCCACACTTTATAAAACGCTCCCCCAAAATTAAATTCATTGTAATCAAATCGTTGCCTAATGAGCAAGCTTTGCCCGGCAGTGCCAGCCTTTATAGCGTAACGATAAGTATCTCTTCTTAAGGGGGCATGGACAGGGAGCAAAATATAAGCTTTTGTTTCGGATCTAAAGCCCACGCCATCAAAATTAGGGTTACTATCATAGCCTACAACCACCCCAGGGCTATAATAAGTCCCGGGCGAAAATTGGAAAAAAGGGCTGACGCTAACCCCTTTTCTTTCGTAAGTGTAATCCACTAAATGGATACCATAATTCAGAGTGTGCCCGTTTTTAACCACGGTTCTTGGAGAATAAAAATCATAAATCCACTCCCCATAAGCGAACGCCCTACCCCATGAGCTAAACCACCATAATTTGTGGCTTCCCTCATTTTTATCCTTAACTTTAGCGCTGATTTCAAAGCCTTGCGTGTAACCGCTCATATAAGGAGCACTGGATTGATAACGCCCTCCCTTAGCTAAAAAAATATCTTTATAACGGTATTCTAAAAAAGCGTTATTCATCAAGTAATTACGGCGGATTTTATTGGCCCTAGCGTTCCCACACGCTATAGAATCAATCACCTTGCCATCAGATCCAAGCGCGCACTCATGGATACTCGTGCCATCAAGCAAGGCTCTTTTACCCCCTAAATAACCATCCCAATAACCGATGTAGTTATAAATAACCGATCCGCCTTGATTGAATTTGGTGTCATCATAAGCGACCCCTCCTAGCGTGCCACCGACTTTTCCCTCTAAAACATGCCCTTGATCTTTAAGGCCTTTGGATAAAAAATCCGCATAGATATTGCCCTGCCCTACAGCGGTTACAAAGGTTTCTGTAGGATAAATCCCCCTAGCTATATCAATCTTTTTTTTATTAAAGCCAACCTTAGAAAAGGACTCCGCTGAAACTTCAATTTTATAATCAAACGCTTGCAAAGAAGCGCTTAAGCTTAAAACATATAACCCGCAAAAAACTTTATTCTTTAAAGGCGCGCTATTTTTCATCTCCATTCCCTTTTAATATTAAAAATATTTTTAATACTATATGATTTTTAACCGATCTAAAAGACAAAGAACGCTATCAAGTTATTTATTTATTTTTAACTCAATTGTTTTAAAAAAATAACAAAAATATTTTAATTTTATCATAAAAATGAGAGAAATTAAATCAAGATCTAATCAAAGTGGGGTTTTTGTGCCGTTTTATAACCAAACCCATTTTTTAATATGAAAGTTCTTGTATTGATTGTAAAAAACGCCAAAAAGCATTTTTTAAATTTGATTTTCAATCTAATAGCAAAAACTCCAACACCGCCATGCGCATTGCCACGCCATTTTTGACTTGCTCTAAGACTTTAGATCGCTTGTCTTCTAACACCGTGCTTTCTATATCAATATCCCTATGCACCGGGCCTGGGTGTAAAATAATCACCTCTTTATTTTTAGCGTGAACCTTTAGGCGTTGTTGGGTGATGCAATAAGCGTTGCCATAATCTTTCAAGCTCGCAAAAATGGGCGCATTGTGCCGTTCGGTTTGGGTCCTCAAACTCATTAAAATGTCTGCAAATGCTATCGCTTCTTCAATGTTATGCGTCGTTTTTAAAGAAACGCTAGGGAGCATGGAGCTTGGAGCACACAGCATGATCTCAAGCCCTAGTCTTTGGAGCAATTTAATGTTGCTATTAGCCACTCTTGAATTTTTCACATCGCCTATGAAAGCGATTTTCTTCCCTTTTAGATTTTCTAAACTGCCAAAATGCTGATAAAGGGTGAGCAAATCTAATAACGCTTGGGTAGGATGAGCGCTTGTGCCGCTTCCTGCGTTAATCAAGGGGCATTGGGAAAATTCGGCTAATTTAAAAGGTGCGCTTGAAAAAGCATGCCGTGTGATGATAGCGTCAGGCTGCATGGAATGGATATTTTTAAAAGTGTCTGTTAGGGTTTCACCCTTTGAAGTGGAGCTTGTTTGCATGTTTAATTTCACTATTTTTGCCCCCAACCTTAGGCTTGCGATTTCAAAACTAGACACCGTTCTGGTGGAATTTTCAAAAAATAAAGCCACGATGATTTTATTGTGCATTTTTTCTTTTGTCTCTAAAGATACGGCGTTAAAATCGTTCGCATAAACGCTCGCTTTTTTTAATAAAAGCTTGATTTCATCTAGGCTTAAATCGCTGGTTTGGAGCAAGTGTCGGCATTTTTTTGGCATAAAACCCCCTTTTAGTTATAATATAGGTTTTATTTTAGCTAAAAATGGCATGGGTTTTAGCAAGGAATGGGCTTGAAAAATCTCTCAACACTTCTGGTGTTTTTATTCTTTTGTTTGGGGTGTGTGAGCAATTTCAATGAAGACACCTACACGCTAGACTTAGTTTTAGAAAAAAAGATCCAAGCCAGCAGAAAAGGCGAAATCACCCAAAATAATGTGCCTATCATCACGGCTATCGCTACGCATTTAAACGATGTGGATAGCGGCACTTACTATGACCATGAGTATTTTTTAGTGGAGATTTTCACGCAAAATAACGACTGGATAGATGATGGCTATATTTCTTATGAACTTTTTGGCACAAAACCTATAGGCTCAGAGCCTTTATGGGTGCGAGAAATCACAAAAGATGAATTTGATGGCATTTTAGAAACCACGAACAGATGGAGCAGAGCTTTTTTACTCGCTTTTAACAAATTGGATTATTTAGCGGTGCAAGAAGCCAAACTAGAGCTTGATGCCTATAGTTTGGGCAAGATTGTTTTTAATTTCGCTTATCAAGTCCCCCTACCTCAATTTTAATGCGCTTAGATTACGCTTTATTCAACCAGCATTTAGTGAGCAGCAGAGAAAAAGCTAAAGCGTTGGTTTTAAAAAATCAGGTTTTAGTCAATAAAATGGTGGTTTCTAAACCCTCTTTTATAGTGAAAGAGGACGATAAAATTGAACTCATCGCTGAAAAACTTTTCGTTAGCAGGGCTGGGGAAAAATTAGCGGCTTTTTTAGAAACCCATTTCGTGGATTTTAAGGGAAAGGTGGTTTTAGATGTGGGAGCGAGCAAGGGGGGCTTTAGTCAAGTGGCTCTTTTAAAGGGGGCCAAAAAGGTGCTTTGCGTGGATGTGGGGAAAATGCAATTAGATGAAAATTTAAGGAACGATACACGCATAGAATGTTATGAAGAATGCGATATTAGAGGGTTTAAAACGCCAGAAACAATTGATTTAGTGCTTTGTGATGTGAGCTTTATTTCTTTATATTGTATTTTAGAAGCGATTGTGCCTTTAAGCGGTGAATTTTTAGCGCTTTTCAAACCGCAATTTGAAGTGGGCAGGGCCGCAAAACGCAATAAAAAGGGGGTGGTGGTGGATAAAGAAGCCATTTTGAACGCTTTAGAAAACTTTAAAAACCATTTAAAAACAAAGGACTTTCAAATCTTAACGATCCAAGAAAGCTTAGTGAAAGGGAAAAACGGGAATGTTGAATTTTTTATCCATTTCAAGCGAGCCTAAAATTAAGAGCCTGGCTATCGGTAAATTTGACGGCTTGCATTTAGGCCATCAAGCCCTTTTTAAAGAATTAAAAGATCCCAAAGCCCTTTTAATCATAGAAAAAAAACATTACACTAAAGGCTATTTAACCCCCCTAAAATACCGCGCTAAACTCGTGGGCATGCCTTTATTTTTTGTGTATTTAGAAGAGATTT contains:
- a CDS encoding neuraminyllactose-binding hemagglutinin family protein; amino-acid sequence: MLRVLSVGVAFILLGCQFFNKTTLHLKYKDYPKNSALKTASTLTPPKIFFNAHFVPPFYQKEFKKAIAQQIAYFLKDKSAFILNVSGNVFFSFEENPKDLKAIKERLKKTIEPNADPKSVMRFLNLQASLILECVPQTTCPFDTLLIPTAFSVPVYYANRLGDNPSLFSQENKSYHNALIKALNKAYYSLMEGLEKRLNAIENAEWL
- a CDS encoding TlyA family RNA methyltransferase, with amino-acid sequence MRLDYALFNQHLVSSREKAKALVLKNQVLVNKMVVSKPSFIVKEDDKIELIAEKLFVSRAGEKLAAFLETHFVDFKGKVVLDVGASKGGFSQVALLKGAKKVLCVDVGKMQLDENLRNDTRIECYEECDIRGFKTPETIDLVLCDVSFISLYCILEAIVPLSGEFLALFKPQFEVGRAAKRNKKGVVVDKEAILNALENFKNHLKTKDFQILTIQESLVKGKNGNVEFFIHFKRA
- the pyrB gene encoding aspartate carbamoyltransferase, which translates into the protein MPKKCRHLLQTSDLSLDEIKLLLKKASVYANDFNAVSLETKEKMHNKIIVALFFENSTRTVSSFEIASLRLGAKIVKLNMQTSSTSKGETLTDTFKNIHSMQPDAIITRHAFSSAPFKLAEFSQCPLINAGSGTSAHPTQALLDLLTLYQHFGSLENLKGKKIAFIGDVKNSRVANSNIKLLQRLGLEIMLCAPSSMLPSVSLKTTHNIEEAIAFADILMSLRTQTERHNAPIFASLKDYGNAYCITQQRLKVHAKNKEVIILHPGPVHRDIDIESTVLEDKRSKVLEQVKNGVAMRMAVLEFLLLD